From the genome of Pseudomonas yamanorum, one region includes:
- a CDS encoding DegQ family serine endoprotease — MSIPRLKSYLSIVATVLVLGQAVTAQAAELPDFTQLVEQASPAVVNISTTQKLPDRKVSNQQMPDLEGLPPMLREFFERGMPQPRTPRGGGGQREAQSLGSGFIISPDGYILTNNHVIADANEILVRLADRSELKAKLVGTDPRSDVALLKIDGKDLPVLKLGKSQDLKAGQWVVAIGSPFGFDHTVTQGIVSAIGRSLPNENYVPFIQTDVPINPGNSGGPLFNLAGEVVGINSQIYTRSGGFMGVSFAIPIDVAMDVSNQLKTGGKVSRGWLGVVIQEVNKDLAESFGLDKPAGALVAQIQDDGPAAKGGLQVGDVILSMNGQPIVMSADLPHLVGALKAGSKAKLEVIRDGKRQNVELTVGAIPEEGAALDALGNSKPGAERSSNRLGIAVVELTDEQKKSFDLKSGVVIKEVQDGPASLIGLQPGDVITHLNNQAINSTKEFTDIAKALPKNRSVSMRVLRQGRASFITFKLAE, encoded by the coding sequence GTGGAGCAGGCTTCGCCTGCCGTGGTGAACATCAGTACTACGCAAAAGCTGCCGGATCGCAAAGTCTCCAATCAGCAGATGCCTGACCTTGAAGGCCTGCCGCCGATGCTGCGGGAGTTCTTCGAACGCGGCATGCCCCAGCCGCGCACGCCGCGTGGCGGTGGCGGCCAGCGGGAAGCCCAGTCCCTGGGCTCGGGCTTCATCATCTCGCCTGACGGTTACATCCTCACTAATAACCATGTGATTGCCGATGCCAACGAGATTCTGGTGCGCCTGGCTGACCGTAGTGAGCTGAAAGCCAAGCTGGTAGGCACAGACCCACGTTCCGACGTGGCCCTGCTGAAAATCGATGGCAAGGACCTGCCGGTGCTCAAGCTTGGCAAATCCCAGGACCTGAAAGCCGGGCAGTGGGTCGTCGCCATCGGTTCGCCGTTTGGTTTTGACCACACCGTGACCCAAGGCATCGTCAGCGCCATCGGTCGCAGCCTGCCGAACGAAAACTACGTGCCGTTCATCCAGACCGACGTGCCGATCAACCCGGGCAACTCCGGCGGTCCGCTGTTCAACCTGGCGGGCGAAGTGGTCGGCATCAACTCGCAGATCTACACCCGCTCCGGTGGTTTCATGGGCGTGTCGTTCGCGATTCCGATCGACGTGGCCATGGACGTTTCCAACCAACTGAAAACCGGTGGCAAAGTCAGCCGCGGCTGGTTGGGTGTTGTGATCCAGGAAGTGAACAAAGACTTGGCTGAATCCTTCGGTCTCGACAAGCCAGCGGGTGCCTTGGTCGCGCAGATCCAGGACGATGGCCCAGCAGCCAAAGGCGGCCTGCAAGTCGGTGACGTGATCCTGAGCATGAACGGCCAGCCGATCGTCATGTCTGCGGACTTGCCACACCTGGTGGGCGCACTTAAGGCCGGCAGCAAGGCCAAGCTGGAAGTGATCCGCGACGGCAAACGCCAGAACGTTGAGCTGACTGTTGGCGCGATTCCGGAAGAAGGCGCGGCGCTTGATGCGTTGGGCAACAGCAAACCGGGTGCCGAACGCAGCAGCAACCGCCTGGGCATTGCCGTCGTCGAGTTGACCGACGAGCAGAAGAAGAGCTTCGACCTCAAGAGCGGTGTAGTGATCAAGGAAGTGCAGGACGGCCCTGCCTCCCTGATCGGCCTGCAACCAGGTGATGTGATTACCCACCTGAACAACCAGGCCATCAACTCCACCAAAGAGTTCACCGACATCGCCAAGGCGCTGCCGAAGAACCGCTCGGTGTCGATGCGCGTCCTGCGTCAGGGTCGTGCCAGCTTCATTACCTTCAAGCTGGCCGAGTAA